The genomic DNA GTAGCACGAACCAGCAAAAAGTCATGAACGCCGTTACGCCCAAATGAAGAAACGTGATTTACCATACGATGACTCCCGCAACAATGGCTAATACGCCCGTTACAATGAATGAGATCTGCGCGCTTTTCGCGCCACTCTCTAGCTCTTCAAAGTAACCTAAGTCTTGGCAAAGGTGTCGAATACCGCCCACGATATGATAGAAAAGTGCGCTGAGTATTCCCCATAGAATAAATTTAACGAAGAAACCATCCACATAACTGGCAGCTTCCATAAACCCTTTGGGAGATGATAGAGAAAGAGAAAGTAACCAAAGCAAAATACCTACAGCGACAAAGGTGATAACACCAGATACCCTGTGTAGGATCGAAGCAATGGCAGTAATTGGGAAATGAATCGTTTGCAGATCCAAATTGACAGGTCTAGTTTTTTTGTTGTCCACAGTGTGCTCACTCAGCTCCTTTGAGCAGTTTAAATAGTAAACATCTAAGCTTTCTTAACAAAAACTCATCAAAGCTTACATTATTTAAGGTTACCCTTAATTATTTTGTTACTTTAATTGTTTATAACTTAATTTATTAATAGGAAGTGAAGAACACCTCACATAGATAAATCAACGATATAGCAATCATTCACCGCCACTATACTTTTGTTAACATACAGATACAATCGCATTAACAATTTTTGCTACATAGAACCACTTTTTGTCCATTTTGCGCATAAAAATCTAAACAAGTGCACACAAAAGGGTATATAAATTGACTTCTACACCGAACAGACGTAAAAGTTTGGTGCACCATTGAACCGAGATGGAAAATATATAACAAAGGAGAATGTTATGGCAGATAAGCAAGTGACTCTTACTATCGAGGGTCAAGAGCCCATTGAATTGCCGATTATGAAAGGAACAGACGGTCCAGATGTAATCGATGTTCGCACTTTGGGAAGCCAAGGGTACTTCACCTTTGACCCTGGTTTTCTTGCCACTGCTTCTTGCGAATCTCAAATTACTTACATTGATGGTGATGCGGGCATTCTATTGCACCGTGGCTACCCCATCGACGAATTAGCAAACAACGCTGATTATTTAGAGGTGTGTTATATCTTGCTCTACGGAGAAGCCCCAACACGCCAAGAATATGACCAGTTTAAGCAAATTGTTACTCGTCATACTATGGTTCATGAGCAAATCGCCAGCTTTTTCCACGGCTTCCGCCGAGATGCTCACCCAATGGCTGTCATGTGTGGTGTGGTCGGTGCTTTGGCCGCTTTCTACCATGACTCATTGGATATTAATAACGATAAACACCGCGAGATTGCGGCGTTTAGACTGTTATCAAAAATGCCAACACTAGCGGCCATGTGTTACAAATACACCATAGGCCAGCCTTTCATTTATCCACGTAATGACCTGACCTACGCTGAAAACTTCCTGCACATGATGTTTGCGAACCCGTGTGAAGAGTACGAAGTCAATCCTGTAGTGGCACGCGCTATGGATAAAATCTTTACCCTGCATGCGGATCATGAGCAAAATGCCTCAACGTCCACCGTGCGCCTTTCTGGTTCGTCTGGTGCTAACCCATTTGCTTGTATTGCGGCGGGTATTGCCTCTCTTTGGGGACCTGCGCACGGCGGTGCAAACGAAGCTTGTCTGCATATGTTGGAAGAAATCGGCAGTGTCGATAACATTGAAGAGTATGTAGCTCGAGCCAAAGACAAGGATGACCCATTCCGCTTAATGGGTTTTGGTCACCGTGTTTACAAAAACTACGACCCACGCGCCACTGTAATGCGTGAAGCGTGCCATGACGTACTTGACGAGCTTAATATCAACGATCCATTGCTTGATGTGGCTATGGAACTGGAACGCATTGCTTTGTCTGATGAGTACTTTGTTGAGAAGAAACTGTACCCGAATGTTGATTTCTACTCAGGTATTATTTTGAAAGCCATTGGCATTCCTGTTTCTATGTTTACCGTAATTTTTGCTATTTCTCGTACTGTAGGTTGGATTGCTCACTGGAGCGAAATGCACAACGATCCGCATAACCGTATCGGTCGTCCTCGCCAATTGTACACTGGCGAAACTAAGCGTGAATTTAAGCCTCTTCACGAACGTGAATAACGCCTAGTGTAGAGAGTCACAAAAAAGGCTTGAACCTAGGTTCAAGCCTTTTTCTATACTGGGTTGTTAATATCCACAAAAGTCACATCTAATCCATGCTCTGCCGCAAGCCATTCCCCTAGCGCCTTAATTCCATAACGCTCAGTGGCATGATGACCTGCGGAGAAATAATGGATATTTTGCTCACGAGCCACAAACGTGGTGCGTTCTGATATTTCCCCAGATATAAATGCATCCAATCCATGGTCTGCTGCAAGTTGAATGTAATCTTGACCGCCTCCTGTACACCAACCTACCGTTACAATTTTTTTGTCCTGTTGCTGCGGAGTAATGTGCAATGGCTCTCTTCGTAACACAGTGCTAATACGCTGTGCAAACTCAGCCCCGCTGATCTCCTGCTGTAAACGGCCGTACATAGCCACAGATTGAGCGTGGCCTTCTAAGCCACCTTCGACCTCAATATTCAGTAACTGCGCTAACTGAGCGTTATTACCTAGCTGTGGATGGATATCTAGTGGTAGGTGGTAACCGTATAAATTAATATCATTTTTGATCAAGGTGCGTATACGACGTCCTTTCATGCCCACTATTGGTTGTGGTTCACCTTTCCAAAAATAACCATGATGCACTAAGATGGCATCGGCATTCAACGCTACCGCCTGATCAATTAACGCTTGAGACGCCGTAACACCAGTGACGATTTTTTGGATGGTTTTAGCCCCTTCGATTTGCAAACCATTGGGGGCATAATCTTTAATAAGCTGTGGTGATAGCTTGTCATTAAGGATGGTTTGCAGTGTTAAATTATCCATTTTTAATTCCAAATATTTGAAAGTAACGCATAAATAGAGCAAGTTAAACAAACAAAGTGCTGTTCGTCTATATTGCAACTCGTCTACATATCAGAGACTGTTACCTATGCCCAATTATACTGTTGATGCTTCGATCCTAAATCAATTTAGCCAGTGGATTGCCACAACCCCTCCGTTATTTCATGGGGATGAGGTGATTATGGACGGCAACACTTTTCCCCATAGCACACAACAAATGCCGAATTATCGGGGCAACTCCCGTCTCGGGTTTATTTATCAACACGTATGCGAGCAATTAATAGAGCAGCAAACGCATCTCTCTCTACAAGCCACTGAGTTGCAGTTAAACCATGAAAAACGCACCATTGGCGAGCTGGATTTTATCTTATTTAACCATGCCAACCATAGGTTAGAACACTGGGAAGTGGCGATTAAGTTCTATTTATTACATGACAAACTATGGTATGGCCCTAATGCAAGTGATCGCTTAGATAAAAAACTTAACCATATGTTACACCGTCAATTGCAGCATAGTGCGAGTGATGTTTTTATCCAGCAATACCCACAATGGCAATACCTCTCCCCTCACTTGCTCATGCAAGGACGTCTGTATGTGAACCCTTTTGAAAGAGAGCCAATACCGAGCCACTGCCAACATAAGCAGATTAACCAAAGTCAAATATCTGGCTATTGGTGCTATCGGCATCAGATGAAGCGTATTTCGGAAAAATTGTTCTTATTAGATAAGTCTGAATGGGCCATTGGTCTGCAATATAAACGCCCACCATTGACCGATACTGATGAACACATTTTGCATTGCCAAAGTGAATCTGGCCGCTTTTGGTTTATAGTGGGTGATCAGTGGCCCAATAATGGCTAGTCAATAATTAAAACAGTGATTCCACTTTTCATTACCCAGCGAATGACTCTGCGATGATTTCATTAAATAACAATAACTTAGATTAAGTCGCCACATATAGAACAACCCGGCTTTATCCCTTCATCAATAACTGCCTATTGAAGCCCATACAACAGAGGCATACAGTCGTGCCACATCACAATCATGATGAGTTTTTCTGGGAAAAAATATGGCTCAATTGATAGAAGCATTTACCGTTTTTGGATTAGTAATCTTCGCCCCTCTTATTATTGTTACCCTAGTACAACGTCTACAAGACATGCGTACTAGTCGCCAACAATAAACAAGCACTATTACATTACTGCCAAGCAACGTTGTAAATAACACTACCGTAGTCAATCACGGATCGGCCTAACTGGTTAAAATACTTGATAACCCCGTTGATATTTTGCATGTAGAGTTACTCTTAATCTAAAGTATTCGCCTTGTTCTCAAGTGTTTTTCCTAGGTTATACCAATCACACTAAGTAAGTGATCAGAAATAGCGCAGGAAAAATGCTCGAAAACAAGGCAGAATTTTTCGATAAGTAGTTATTCTACAATCAAAAATTCTAACGCAGTTATCGAGTATTTTAACAAGCTAGAATGACCCGTTATTTAGTACTATTGGTATTACTGTGATTGATATAAAAAATCCCCACCGTGCACACACACTGTGGGGATTTATTTTTTTATTAATGACCCTAACAACCGCTAGTCATTAATCATGGTTTGCCTTGAATTATAAACCCGCGGCTTTAAACACTTGATTGACGATTTCTTGAGCTTCTGTCTCAATTTGTTTTAGATGCGCTGCACCTTTGAAGCTCTCACAGTAAATTTTGTAAATTTCTTCCGTACCCGATGGACGAGCGGCAAACCAGCCATTTTCCGTAGTCACTTTTAAGCCGCCAATGGCAGCGCCGTTACCAGGAGCGTGTGTCAAGCGAGCCGTGATGGCATCACCGGCTAACGTGTCAGCAGCCACCATCTCAGCAGACAGTTTCTTTAGAATATCCTTTTGTGGACCATTAGCTACCGCTTGAATGCGGTTATAGCTTGATTCACCATGTTTAGCGGCCAATTCATCATAATACTGCTGTGGGTTTTTCCCGGTTACTGCCGTGATTTCCGCCGCGAGTAAGCACAAGATAATGCCGTCTTTGTCTGTTGACCAAGGAGTACCATCTTTACGCAAGAAAGAAGCACCAGCACTTTCTTCACCACCAAAGCCAAACTTACCTTGGTACAATCCATCAACAAACCATTTAAAGCCAACAGGCACTTCACATAGCTCACGGCCTAGGTCTGCAACCACGCGGTCGATAATGGCACTAGATACTAATGTTTTACCTACGGCAACGTCGGCTCCCCACCCTTCTCGGTGACGATATAGATAATCAATGCATACCGCTAGGAAGTGGTTAGGGTTCATTAATCCAGACGGGGTAACAATACCGTGACGGTCATAATCTGGGTCATTACCAAACGCAAGATCGTAATCATCTTTTAGGGCCAATAAGCCCGCCATTGCGTAAGGTGATGAACAATCCATTCGTACCACGCCGTCTTTATCTAAAGACATAAACTGGAAGCTAGGATCGATGGCTTCACTTACTAAGGTTAAATTTAAATTGTAAAACTGTTGAATTTGACGCCAGTAATCAATGCCCGAACCACCTAGAGGGTCGACACCAATTTTTAGATTGGCTTTTTGTATCGCTTCCATATCAACCACATTGACCAGATCGGCAATGTAAGGGGCGACTAAATCTTTTTCGATGAATAACTCACTGGCTTTTGCATTGGCAATACCGATGCGTTTTACATCAACCAACCCTGCAGCAATAATGGCATTTGCGCGGTCTTCAATAGCTTGAGTAAGCTCACCTTCAGCTGGGCCACCGTGCACGGGGTTGTATTTAATACCACCATCTTGCGGTGGGTTATGCGAAGGGGTAATAACAATACCGTCCGCTTTTGCCTCATTGACTAGGTTGTGCGTTAAAATGGCATGGGAAATACCCGGCGTAGGAGTATAGCCTTGATCTTGTTGTGTAATGACTTGTACGCCATTGGCCACGAGTACATCAACTACAGTAGAAAATGCAGGCTCTGACAGAGCATGCGTATCTTTACCTACAAATAAAGGACCGTTCACGCCGTAGTTTGCGCGAACTTCAGCAACTGCTTGTGCAATAGCTAAAATGTGATTTTCGTTAAATGTTACCTTGTCAGCACTACCACGGTGACCTGAGGTGCCAAACGCCACCTTTTGATCGCCATTGCCTGCTTCTGGTTGAAGCAGATAGTAGTTAGCCACTAACTGAGGGATATTGTGTAAATCTTCTTGCTGAGCCTTTTGTCCAGCGCGAGGATGCATAGCCATTACGTTGTTCCTTTTTTATAGTTCTTTAAATATTAAAATACCCACATAACCGGAAGAAATTTATGTGGGTATTGTTCCTGTAGACTAGATAGAACGAGTTACGCGCTCTATCAACTCTACGGGGAACGACATTCTCCCCATCAACTGCTCAACCATCTGACGTTTACGGCTGGTGTTGTTGTTGGTAATCACCCAAAAAGGTGAACCTGGGATGGCTCTTGGTTTGGTCGTTTTGCCACTGGCCAAGAGCACAGCTTCGTTATCAGCAAAGTACACGCGCTTGCGCCCTTTCACTTGTGTTGCTTCAGCAAATCCATCTTTATCAATGCGATGCAGTGCCGATAGTACAAACATAAAGCGATCAATCGCCTTATCCAGAGCGGCAAATTCATCCGAAATCAACTCGCTACGAATTAACTTAATAGGATCAACAGACTGAGTAGGTTTGCCTACGATGATCGGTGTCGCCGCACCAGTAGGTGCTGTTGCTAAAGCTGCAGATGTAGATTCTATTTCTTGTTTAGCTATACCATCCACATCGAGCAAACGTCGTAGAATATCGGACGCACTCTCTCCAATTCGTTGGGTTCGGCTCGCGATAAATCTATATAGTTCTTCGTCAACTTCGATGGTTTTCATTCGCTTTTCACAATCTGATTAGTTTAAACTGCGTCAGATTATACCCAGTTATTGAACAAGTCTCTACGGAAAGAAAAGAGGAAATGGATAAAATGTCGAGCAAGTTACACTATAAGATCCAAGGTCAGGGTAAACCTATACTCTTGATCCATGGTTTATTTGGGAGTTTAGACAACCTTGGTTTGCTCGCCCGTGACCTGTGCCAAGACCATCAAGTCATCAGTGTTGACCTGCGAAATCATGGTCGCTCTGCACACTTTGATCAACACTCTTACACCGATCAAGCCCAAGATATCGTGCAGTTATTAGAACAGCTTGAGCTCAAAAATCTTATTGTCATCGGGCACTCTATGGGTGGAAAAGTGGCCATGATGTTGTCTTCACTTAATGCCGAACTCGTACAGCAATTAATTGTTATGGATATGGCTCCTGTGGCTTATGAGGTTGATCGTCATAGCAATGTGTTTGCCGGTATCCAAGAAGTCGCCCAACATAAGCCTACACTGCGCTCTCAAGCCATGACACTAATGGCAAAACATATCGAAATGGACGGTGTGCGACAGTTTTTGAGTAAATCCCTTTATAAAGAAGGGGAAGTGTTGCAGTGGCGCTTTAATCATCAAGCATTGCACCACCAATATTCGCAAATTATGACTTGGCAACCACTCGCCGCTAACCCTGTTTCTACCCTGTTCATCAAAGGGGCCAATTCTGATTATATTCAAGGGCAACACCAAGGGGCGATCATGGCTCAATTCCCCAATGCCAAAGCGCACATTATCGCCAATACTGGGCATTGGTTACATGCGGAAAAACCAGATATGGTATTGCGAGTCATTCGCAAGTTTATTGCACAAAAATGAAGTGGAAGGGTAAACAGACATAACTAGGTTATGTTATAGTTCCGCGATAAATACAGCATAAAGGGATGCTATGCTCTACGATTACATCAATCAAATTGAATCCATTGGGCTCGATTTGCTGTTTGCTTGCGTATTTTTACTCATCGGTCTCGCAATCAAAGACGTTCTAAAACAAGGCAATGTGCCTCCTTTTGGTCGTCGTATCGTATGGCTCGTGCTGTTTTTAGGCTGTGCTGGCTTTGTTACTAAGGGGATAATTCAACTCTCTTGGGAAGGCGCTGGTTTATAACCTAAATACAGACATTAACGCATCCAAACACATCTAATATAGGTATTGATTCTATGGCAAGTGTAGGTCTCTTCTTCGGCAGTGATACTGGTAATACAGAAGCTGTGGCAAAGATGATTCAAAAACAACTCAGTAAAAAACTGGTTCATGTTCAAGATATTGCAAAAAGCAGCAAAGAAGATATTGATAACTTCGACCTGTTGTTGCTTGGCATCCCTACTTGGTATTATGGCGAAGCTCAATGTGACTGGGATGATTTCTTCCCTGAACTTGAAGGCATCGATTTCAGCACCAAATTGGTGGCTATTTTCGGTTGTGGCGATCAAGAAGATTACGCTGAGTACTTCTGTGATGCTATGGGTACAGTGCGCGATATCGTTGAAGCGAAAGGCGGCACTATCGTAGGTTACTGGCCAACAGAAGGCTACGAATTTGAAGCGTCAAAAGCGCTTATCGATGATGACCAATTTGTTGGTCTATGCATTGATGAAGACCGTCAACCAGAACTCACTGACCAACGAGTGAATGCTTGGGTAAACCAAATTCATTCTGAAATGTGTTTATCTGAATTAGAAGATTGATCTTTCTCAATCTTCTTACAAAGGGGCGTCTCGCCCTTTTTTTTTACCTGCTATTCTAGTGGTCAGTGCATAATATTTACTGATACCATTAATCACACTAAGTAAGTGTTCAGAAATGGCGCAGAAAAAATGCTCGAAAACAAGGCGGAATTTTTCGATAAGCAGTTATTCTACAATCAAAAATTCTAACGCCGTTATCGAGTATTTTAACAAGCTATAATGACCCGTTATTTAGTACGATTGGTCTGACCACGATTGGCATTACAATGACGGCTATACGTGATTTGCTTCTGTTTTATAAGCAAAATAAATAGCCCTGATAAGTCCATGGTTTATTGTTGAAGATGCTTCCCATATAATGACCATTAGAGTAGAGCTCAGATTTTTATAGGAATATACATGCCAGATAACAACAAAGCTTTAAAAGAAGCAGGCTTGAAGGTCACTTTACCACGCTTGAAAATTTTAGAGCTTCTTCAACAACCCGGTTGTCAGCACATCAGTGCCGAAGAGCTGTATAAAAAATTAATCGATATCGGTGAAGAAATCGGCTTAGCCACAGTTTACCGTGTACTAAACCAATTTGATGACGCAGGTATTGTCACTCGCCACCACTTTGAAGGTGGAAAGTCTGTATTTGAATTATCCACTCAGCAGCACCACGATCACCTAGTTTGTCTTGATTGTGGCGTGGTCATTGAATTTAACGATGACGTCATTGAAGAGCGCCAGCACCAGATTGCCAAAAAATACAATATTAACCTGACTAACCATAGTTTGTACCTATATGGTCGCTGTGCCTCAGGTGACTGTAAAACAAACCCTAAAGCTCATGACTAACCCGTTGTGCTAAGGTAATCACCCCTTCTAAGGAGTGCTATGTCTTTCAGTAAAAATGGATTTACACTGATTGAACTAGTCGTTGTTATTATTATTCTCGCCGTGTTGGCCGTTGTTGCAGCACCACGATTTTTAACTATCAACGAAGACGCAAGAGAGGCAATGCTAAGAGGTATTGCCGCTGAATATCAAACTGCGGTCAATTTTTCCCACCAAAAGTGGGCCATTATTGGCGGTTCTAATCAAGCACTAAACAACTTGCCGGGTTACGCTGGGGGCGAGTTAGATATGAATGATGTGGGCTTTCCTTTAGGTATAGATAAAAACGAACCTATGGGAAGACCTTATAATATAGGGCAAGGCAACGCTGGATGCGTCAGCTTGTTCGATACTTTACTCGACTCCTCTTTAACGGCCACCAATACTGCCAACCAACGGGATTTTCACGATTTTTTCACCGCCAGAGAAGAAAACTTTGTGATTGAAGCGGGGGGGTTGGCCTATTCAAAATGCTATTACATCTACACTAAAGATGGCTATCGGCGTAACCCAAGTAGAGCTAAGCACGTTATTTGGTATGACTCTCGCACAGGTGATGTGTCCTACATTTTAAACAACTAGCCACGATACAATATTCGAAAAAAATGCCAGCAAAATCATTGCTGGCATTTTTTATTTATACACCTTGTTCTCTGTATAGGGTGTCACTAACCCCTATACAAAAAGCATTAACTGACTTTTGCCCAGGTATCACGTAGGCCAACAGTACGGTTAAATACCAAGTTATCAGAAGTACTATCTTTGCTGTCCACACAGAAATAACCTGTGCGTTCAAATTGATAGCCAGCATCTGCTTGTGCATTTACCAGACTAGGCTCAACAAATCCCTGTTTTGTTTCTAGGGACTCAGGGTTAATAACCGCTTTAAAGTCTTCAGCTACCGCTGGATTCGCTACGGTAAATAAACGGTCATATAAACGGACTTCAGCAGCAATGCCTTTATCTGCAGAAACCCAATGAATCACGCCTTTCACTTTACGGCCATCCGCTGGATTTTTACCTAAAGTCTCATCATCGTAAGTACAGAAGATAGTGGTGATATTGCCTTGCAGGTCTTTTTCAATGCGCTCAGCTTTAATCACATAACTACCACGTAAACGCACTTCTTTACCTAGCACCAAACGTTTGTATTTCTTGTTTGCTTCTTCACGAAAATCGTCTGCTTCAATCCAAATTTCACGAGTAAACGGCACTTCACGACTGCCCATTTCTGGCTTGTTTGGATGGTTTGCAACATTGAGTGTTTCTACTTGCTGCTCTGGGAAGTTTTCAATCACTACTTTAATCGGATCAAGAACCGCCATTGCACGAGGGGCGTTTTCGTTGAGATCATCACGCACACATGACTCTAGAGAGCCAAATTCAATCATGTTCTCTTGCTTAGTCACACCAATTCGTTGACAAAACTCACGAATAGACGCTGGTGTAAAGCCACGACGACGCAAGCCAGAGATAGTCGGCATACGTGGATCATCCCAACCATTAACCAATTGCTCAGACACTAGTTGGCTCAGTTTACGCTTAGACATCACAGTGTATTCAAGATTTAGGCGACTAAACTCGTACTGATGTGGTTGCGTTTCAATGGTAATGTTTTCCAACACCCAATCGTAAAGACGACGGTTATCTTGGAACTCTAATGTACAAAGTGAGTGCGTAATGCCTTCAAGGGCATCTGAAATACAATGAGTAAAGTCGTACATTGGGTAAATGCACCACTTATCACCGGTTTGATGATGATGAGCAAAACGAACACGGTATAGAACAGGATCGCGCATCACCATAAATGATGAGCTCATGTCGATCTTGGCGCGAAGACACGCTTGCCCTTCTTTAAAGCCACCGGCACGCATTTTTTCAAATAACGCTAAGTTTTCTTCTACTGTGCGAGTACGGTATGGACTTTCTTTACCAGGCGCAGTCAATGTTCCGCGATATTCACGAATCTCATCGGCTGTGAGTTCTTCAACATAGGCTAACCCTTTATTGATCAACTCAATAGCATAAGCGTGCAACTGATCAAAGTAGTTAGATGAATAACAAATATCACCAGACCAATCAAAACCTAACCATTGCACGTCGCTCTTAATTGAATCAACGTACTCGATGTCTTCTTTCTCAGGGTTGGTGTCATCAAAACGCAGGTTACACTGGCCCTGATAATCTTGAGCAATACCAAAGTTTAGACAGATCGATTTAGCGTGCCCGATATGCAGGTAGCCGTTTGGCTCTGGCGGGAAACGAGTATGCACGCTGTTATGTTTGCCATCCGCGATATCTTTATCGATGATTTGACGGATAAAATTCGATGGTCGAGCCTCAGCTTCACTCATCTATAACACCTCATGGTTCAAATTTAAAATTCTTCTATAACCGTACATTGTATTCGTCTAAGCAACTAAATCTAGATGTTTGTGTTATCAAAGGCAAAAAAAATGCCTCCCGAAGGAGGCACAAGGACGTTATTAGCAAATATTTCTTAAGATGGAAGCTCTGTTGTTGTTAGGTCTGTATC from Vibrio rarus includes the following:
- the pgm gene encoding phosphoglucomutase (alpha-D-glucose-1,6-bisphosphate-dependent); the protein is MAMHPRAGQKAQQEDLHNIPQLVANYYLLQPEAGNGDQKVAFGTSGHRGSADKVTFNENHILAIAQAVAEVRANYGVNGPLFVGKDTHALSEPAFSTVVDVLVANGVQVITQQDQGYTPTPGISHAILTHNLVNEAKADGIVITPSHNPPQDGGIKYNPVHGGPAEGELTQAIEDRANAIIAAGLVDVKRIGIANAKASELFIEKDLVAPYIADLVNVVDMEAIQKANLKIGVDPLGGSGIDYWRQIQQFYNLNLTLVSEAIDPSFQFMSLDKDGVVRMDCSSPYAMAGLLALKDDYDLAFGNDPDYDRHGIVTPSGLMNPNHFLAVCIDYLYRHREGWGADVAVGKTLVSSAIIDRVVADLGRELCEVPVGFKWFVDGLYQGKFGFGGEESAGASFLRKDGTPWSTDKDGIILCLLAAEITAVTGKNPQQYYDELAAKHGESSYNRIQAVANGPQKDILKKLSAEMVAADTLAGDAITARLTHAPGNGAAIGGLKVTTENGWFAARPSGTEEIYKIYCESFKGAAHLKQIETEAQEIVNQVFKAAGL
- a CDS encoding citrate synthase, encoding MADKQVTLTIEGQEPIELPIMKGTDGPDVIDVRTLGSQGYFTFDPGFLATASCESQITYIDGDAGILLHRGYPIDELANNADYLEVCYILLYGEAPTRQEYDQFKQIVTRHTMVHEQIASFFHGFRRDAHPMAVMCGVVGALAAFYHDSLDINNDKHREIAAFRLLSKMPTLAAMCYKYTIGQPFIYPRNDLTYAENFLHMMFANPCEEYEVNPVVARAMDKIFTLHADHEQNASTSTVRLSGSSGANPFACIAAGIASLWGPAHGGANEACLHMLEEIGSVDNIEEYVARAKDKDDPFRLMGFGHRVYKNYDPRATVMREACHDVLDELNINDPLLDVAMELERIALSDEYFVEKKLYPNVDFYSGIILKAIGIPVSMFTVIFAISRTVGWIAHWSEMHNDPHNRIGRPRQLYTGETKREFKPLHERE
- a CDS encoding DUF2788 domain-containing protein produces the protein MLYDYINQIESIGLDLLFACVFLLIGLAIKDVLKQGNVPPFGRRIVWLVLFLGCAGFVTKGIIQLSWEGAGL
- the sdhC gene encoding succinate dehydrogenase cytochrome b556 subunit, which produces MDNKKTRPVNLDLQTIHFPITAIASILHRVSGVITFVAVGILLWLLSLSLSSPKGFMEAASYVDGFFVKFILWGILSALFYHIVGGIRHLCQDLGYFEELESGAKSAQISFIVTGVLAIVAGVIVW
- a CDS encoding type II secretion system protein; protein product: MSFSKNGFTLIELVVVIIILAVLAVVAAPRFLTINEDAREAMLRGIAAEYQTAVNFSHQKWAIIGGSNQALNNLPGYAGGELDMNDVGFPLGIDKNEPMGRPYNIGQGNAGCVSLFDTLLDSSLTATNTANQRDFHDFFTAREENFVIEAGGLAYSKCYYIYTKDGYRRNPSRAKHVIWYDSRTGDVSYILNN
- a CDS encoding alpha/beta fold hydrolase, producing the protein MSSKLHYKIQGQGKPILLIHGLFGSLDNLGLLARDLCQDHQVISVDLRNHGRSAHFDQHSYTDQAQDIVQLLEQLELKNLIVIGHSMGGKVAMMLSSLNAELVQQLIVMDMAPVAYEVDRHSNVFAGIQEVAQHKPTLRSQAMTLMAKHIEMDGVRQFLSKSLYKEGEVLQWRFNHQALHHQYSQIMTWQPLAANPVSTLFIKGANSDYIQGQHQGAIMAQFPNAKAHIIANTGHWLHAEKPDMVLRVIRKFIAQK
- the glnS gene encoding glutamine--tRNA ligase, which produces MSEAEARPSNFIRQIIDKDIADGKHNSVHTRFPPEPNGYLHIGHAKSICLNFGIAQDYQGQCNLRFDDTNPEKEDIEYVDSIKSDVQWLGFDWSGDICYSSNYFDQLHAYAIELINKGLAYVEELTADEIREYRGTLTAPGKESPYRTRTVEENLALFEKMRAGGFKEGQACLRAKIDMSSSFMVMRDPVLYRVRFAHHHQTGDKWCIYPMYDFTHCISDALEGITHSLCTLEFQDNRRLYDWVLENITIETQPHQYEFSRLNLEYTVMSKRKLSQLVSEQLVNGWDDPRMPTISGLRRRGFTPASIREFCQRIGVTKQENMIEFGSLESCVRDDLNENAPRAMAVLDPIKVVIENFPEQQVETLNVANHPNKPEMGSREVPFTREIWIEADDFREEANKKYKRLVLGKEVRLRGSYVIKAERIEKDLQGNITTIFCTYDDETLGKNPADGRKVKGVIHWVSADKGIAAEVRLYDRLFTVANPAVAEDFKAVINPESLETKQGFVEPSLVNAQADAGYQFERTGYFCVDSKDSTSDNLVFNRTVGLRDTWAKVS
- a CDS encoding Nif3-like dinuclear metal center hexameric protein codes for the protein MDNLTLQTILNDKLSPQLIKDYAPNGLQIEGAKTIQKIVTGVTASQALIDQAVALNADAILVHHGYFWKGEPQPIVGMKGRRIRTLIKNDINLYGYHLPLDIHPQLGNNAQLAQLLNIEVEGGLEGHAQSVAMYGRLQQEISGAEFAQRISTVLRREPLHITPQQQDKKIVTVGWCTGGGQDYIQLAADHGLDAFISGEISERTTFVAREQNIHYFSAGHHATERYGIKALGEWLAAEHGLDVTFVDINNPV
- the fur gene encoding ferric iron uptake transcriptional regulator; translated protein: MPDNNKALKEAGLKVTLPRLKILELLQQPGCQHISAEELYKKLIDIGEEIGLATVYRVLNQFDDAGIVTRHHFEGGKSVFELSTQQHHDHLVCLDCGVVIEFNDDVIEERQHQIAKKYNINLTNHSLYLYGRCASGDCKTNPKAHD
- the fldA gene encoding flavodoxin FldA, translated to MASVGLFFGSDTGNTEAVAKMIQKQLSKKLVHVQDIAKSSKEDIDNFDLLLLGIPTWYYGEAQCDWDDFFPELEGIDFSTKLVAIFGCGDQEDYAEYFCDAMGTVRDIVEAKGGTIVGYWPTEGYEFEASKALIDDDQFVGLCIDEDRQPELTDQRVNAWVNQIHSEMCLSELED
- a CDS encoding replication initiation regulator SeqA (negative modulator of the initiation of chromosome replication), giving the protein MGESASDILRRLLDVDGIAKQEIESTSAALATAPTGAATPIIVGKPTQSVDPIKLIRSELISDEFAALDKAIDRFMFVLSALHRIDKDGFAEATQVKGRKRVYFADNEAVLLASGKTTKPRAIPGSPFWVITNNNTSRKRQMVEQLMGRMSFPVELIERVTRSI
- a CDS encoding DUF1853 family protein: MPNYTVDASILNQFSQWIATTPPLFHGDEVIMDGNTFPHSTQQMPNYRGNSRLGFIYQHVCEQLIEQQTHLSLQATELQLNHEKRTIGELDFILFNHANHRLEHWEVAIKFYLLHDKLWYGPNASDRLDKKLNHMLHRQLQHSASDVFIQQYPQWQYLSPHLLMQGRLYVNPFEREPIPSHCQHKQINQSQISGYWCYRHQMKRISEKLFLLDKSEWAIGLQYKRPPLTDTDEHILHCQSESGRFWFIVGDQWPNNG